The Natrinema sp. DC36 genome includes the window CAAAGAACGCCTTTGCGACTATGTTGAGGTGTATTATGAGAATCCATCTACCGTCTCCGTTGGTACTGAGCGTTGGATAAGCCCACCCCAATCTGGAAAAAGGAGAAAAATAGATGTTGTGATCGACATAAAAGATACGGTATCTGAAGATCTAAAAGGCATAGCATTTGAAATAAAATCGCAATCGTCTTCGGGAATGCAGAAAGAAGCTATCAACCAATTATATGATTATTCAATTGCAGGCTATTCTCACGTTCTTGTCGCACCTAAATGGTTATATCTAAGGGAGACTAGATATAATCCATCACTAGAATGGACTATTAAACCAATCAAAGCAAGTTATCTCGAAATCATTGACGATGATCCATATAGATTTGCCCTTCAAGAGGATAGGATTTCTGTCGAGAATAGCTTAGCAGAGTTCTTTGTATAACATATGCCTCAATTCCATTATCACCTCCAGTAATAAGACTTGGAACTACTGGTCAATGAGTATTAGATATTATCTAGATATTCCCGTCGTTGCGACATTTTCTCTTTTTCAGTCATCTCGTTGTAGTGTTTGTCCATTACATCGGGACTCACATCACTTCGTCCCGAGACTACTTCTTTTGGAACATCATTTCGTATCATATGTGTTATTGACCCACGTCGGAACGCGTGAGGACTGACAGCATCGTCGCATTTGTGGATTCGCTCGTAACTGTGCTCGTTAACATCACAGGAGCAGTCGTCTCCGAGGAACTGTGGCGATGACACTAAATACACGTTTTTCCGGATATTGGAGCGACTGATACGACCATAGTTGGTGGCAACGAGAGGTGTCCGTCCATACTCATCGTTGGTCCTGGGATGACGATGCTCGATCCAGTCTTCAATCACGTGAGTTGTATCTTCCGAGAGTGCCACGGAACGCTCTCCACTCTGCCCGTTCTTCAGTGGTGTACCATACTCATCCCGGTGTTTGAGCTCGAGGTAGCCATCCTTGAGACTGACATCGTCTACGTCGAGCGAGCGTAGGGACCCCATCCGCATTGCAGTACGCCAGAGTAGGAGGACGATGACGTGCCTTAGGCTAGCGTAATCGAATCGGTCGAGTTTCTCGAGTATACGCTGAACGTGTTCCTCTTCAATCTGTACTGATCGGACACCATCTCCATTCCGTAACTCAGGCATATCCACCTTCTCGTGGAGATTAGGGTGTACTGCGTCGATTGACTCCCAGAACTTGATCGCTTGTTTGAGGGTAGAGAGCTGAGTCCGAACGGAAACTCGATTCAGTTCGCCATCCTGTTTTCTCCATTGTTGAAATTCGAATAGCTTCCGTCCGTTGAGTTCATTAAGGTTATTAATGGACTGTTCGTCACACCAACGAACGAAATGTTTGAGTCGGAGTCTATGGGCATTGTGTGTTGACTTTGCAACATTATTTTGACGCTGCTTGAGATACATCTGGACTGCGTGTTCTGGTTCGAGTGGTTCTAATTTTGTCATTTGTCCGCCTCTAGATGCCAGGTGTCGACGGAAAGTTGCCCACTGGTTGAGGGGAAGTGAGTTGATAGTCCGGCAGGACAGGCCCTTAATCAGACGGTCCGTGTCTCCTTTGCGTGTTCGCGCGTAAGCGCTAACCGCAAAGACTGCTGGTTCGGCGTCCCGGGAGCTACTGCACCCCGGCACCGCAACCAGAATCATCTCGCGCCCGGCCCGCTTCTCGCCGCGAGCGAATTCGCAAATGGCAAAACCGATCCTCAATCGAGACGGAGATGGATCTCAGCCAGTAACGGAGCGAAACTCCTCCGAGCACTCGAGCCAGAAGTAAGTCGAACCACCCGATATAACGCGACGCGAGCCGCCGCGTTACCGAGTGTCTCGAACCCCGTCGGGGAACTCGTTGTTCGCGAGGGAGACGGAACCGGAGTCGCTGATGATGGTCAGGGAGTTACTGTCCGTCAGGGAATTGGCGTAACAGTTCTCGATCGCCACGTCATCCGCACCGTGGACGACGATCGGCGTGTGCGTCGTCGTGAATTCCGAGTCGACGAGGGTCGCGTTGTCGCCCCGCAGCTCGAGGCCGCGTCGCTTGTTGGGGCCGCGCTGTTCGACCGAGAGCCCGTCGAACCGACAGCCGTTTCGCTCACAGAGGATCGCGTGGCGCATCGTCGATCCGTCCGCGTCGCCGGTGATTCGAACGTCTTGCAGGTCGACCGCTCCGGCGTCCTGCCCGCGGATCTGAACCGCGTTTGCGCTCCCGTTGATCTCGATGTCGACGTCTTGGATCGCCGTCGCTCCCGCCTTGGGGTCGATCCGGATCCCGTTGCTCGAACCGTCGGCGACGGAAATCTCCGAACCCGTGATCGAGGTGGTGTCGACGCTGTTCATGATTTTGATCGCGTCACCGTTCGGCTTGGGGACGTCGATACTGACGCCCTCGAGTGCGAACTGGTCCCCGCGATCGAGACGAATCGCGTGCTGACCGTTCGAGTCGTGCGGATTCTCGTCGACGACGATGGTCGCGTCCCTGATCGTGCCCGTCGCGCCGCCGAGGCGGATCGAGGCGGTCGCGCTGTTCTGGAATCGGCCGCCGTCGACGTCGACTCGACCGGTTTCGCTCGAGGCGTACAGTCCGTTGTCCGGAAAGCCGCCGAGCACGCAGTCGTCGAACACGAGCGTTCCGCGGTGATTTTGGTCGGCCGCGATTCCGGTCGGTCCGCGCCACAGGTTCCCCGCGTTCGGCGTGTCGTCGACGTGATCGGCGCCGTCGGCCGCACAGAAGCGCTCGACGAGACCGCGCCCGTCGGGGTCGGTGATGTTGAACAGCCCCGGCCCCCACGTCCCGCTGTCGTGGACGCCGCGGACGAAGACGTTCCGCACGACGAGACCGTCCTCGATCTGGGCACTGAGGACGCGGATCCCCGTGTTCGACGCCGTCTGGTCGATGTCGAATCCCTCGAAGCGGAGCGTCCGTCCGGGGGTGTCGCTCGTTCCCATCCGGAACAGGCGATACTGCGGGCCATCGAACTCGTGGTAGGGCGCCGGGACCAGCGTCGCGTCCTCGCCGACGAACCCGACGTTTTCGAACCCGGTGAGCCGCAGTTGCTCGTCCATGTAGTACCGCCCCGGCGGGAATGTGAGGAGCGTATCGTCATCGACGTGTTCGCGCAAGACGGGCGTGATAGACTCGTCGCCCTCGTTGTCTGCGCCGGCCTCGACCACGTCGACGACGGTCCCGTATTGTTGTTCGGTCTGTTCCCCGCTCTGCGCTCCCGCCACCCCGGCAACTGAGAGCGTCGAACCCAGTCCGACGACACAGCCTTTCAGATACGATCGCCGACCGAACCGCATAGTTCGTGAGTCGTTTGAAGTCACGACTCCCCCTCAGAAACGGTGCCTATTACGTATAATCGAGGTAATTCAATCCGAACCCGTTGAAATGATTGAACGGTCGGTCAAACCGTTCCTGACGGGCTCTCGAGCAGGTACAAGCGGAATCAGCTCGCCGGCCGTTCGAGTCCTTAGCAGCGAGTTAAGCGATTGCACTGACTGACTCGACAGGCGAAACAGTTTCGCTCGCCCGGAGGATCGTCGCTGCGTTTCAAACGACCGACGTAGAAGGTGTGCACCCCGACGCTCGAGCGACCCCGTCCGCCGACACCGTCACGTGAGGGGCTTGCGTTCGAGCGAACCGGTCACGCGAGGGTTCGTCTCGAGTCCGACGCCGAAGCCGTCGCCGACGACCTCGCGGTCGACCGGATCCGCGTCGAACTGTTCTGACGAAACGACTCGTCGGTTCGAACAGCGACGTGCCAACAGCGCGGGTGATCGAAGGGGGCGTCTGCCCAGCCACGACGACCGGTTCGGGTCGGCTCCGAGAAACCGTCGAGCGGTGCTCGCCGCGGGCAGTCAGGTCAGCGTCATCCTGGTCTAGCCGTTCGTTGCCATACCGTTTCTCGTCGTTTTTGCTCGCGCGCAAACCCATCGCCGCCGGAATCGTTCCAACGTGGTGCTGCCGCTGGGCCGGACGATCAACGAGTTCGGTGCGCTGATGGTCGCGTACACACCGCGAATCACGGTGACGGAAATCCGCGTCTCGGCACTCGCGAGCGAGGCTGATGCGATGTTCCGATCGCGCTCGCTCTGATCACGGTCGTGGTCACCGTCACCGTCCAACTGCTGATCGGAACGGTACGACATGCTCATTCGCCGTCTCTGCG containing:
- a CDS encoding site-specific integrase; the protein is MPELRNGDGVRSVQIEEEHVQRILEKLDRFDYASLRHVIVLLLWRTAMRMGSLRSLDVDDVSLKDGYLELKHRDEYGTPLKNGQSGERSVALSEDTTHVIEDWIEHRHPRTNDEYGRTPLVATNYGRISRSNIRKNVYLVSSPQFLGDDCSCDVNEHSYERIHKCDDAVSPHAFRRGSITHMIRNDVPKEVVSGRSDVSPDVMDKHYNEMTEKEKMSQRREYLDNI